From the Diadema setosum chromosome 3, eeDiaSeto1, whole genome shotgun sequence genome, the window GACGTCCACAACCGTAACcttctcaatcttttgccagACTGACCGCGGCTTGTGATGTCATCTGTGTCTTAAATACAGGAAATCCAGTCCGGAGATGCTGAGGTCGCCCTCACGGCAGGTACGGAGAACATGAGCATGGCTCCATATGCCCTGAGAGGGGCGAGGTTCGGGACCAAACTTGGAGAGGACCAAAAGGTAGGGGGGCAGAAAGAACATTAACCTAGAGAGATGCCAATGACTGTATTTTTTGCAatattgtttactttgtatctGTGCTGTTTTCATCATCTAAGGAAACAGTGTACGTACAATTTAAAaggtatatacaatatatatttgtTCCCAAAGTTCTGttgagaaagagatagatagatagatagatatatagatagatacaatgtagatagatagataaattttATTGAGGTAGATTCAGGTCTCGCAGTCATAGGACTAAATTGCACATTTCAGTATTTAAAATTACATCGTAAAAGAGACAACAAGGATTACAAAACAAGTATTCATACAAAAGAAACATCATTTTGAATGATGAGCAatgtactgtttgtttgtttgttttttccttctgcttttaatcaaaacatgaattttgcTTTCAGGTTATTATTAGTGCTAATGTGCCCACATATGCATCTCCGAGGAGAGACCTCTGCCTTGGacagctactgtaaaagtggatattttcgcgcgactaatttttcgcgctcggccggataagaagagtttcgcgtgtttttaattccgcggtatcaagacatcaactacaggaacatatggcaagcagaaatattcgcgtgcttttattttcgtgctagtttctgtttgcgcgaaatgcgcgaataTTTCAAcatcgcgaaaatttccacttttacagtattcctttttttttttactttatgttaAAAAATACTAAAGGTTTCATGGGAAATAATGTTATTTTCACCAAAACTATGCCTTTTTAGTCCCTCAGAATGCTGTTCTGCATTTTACAAGGTTAGTATTCCTTTGCTAATATCAATAACATCAACTGGCCATACtagtttaacccattgagaacgagtcccaagtatactcaggcaggtgtctatgggaaatgcatgttttagcaaaatcaaaccatcctcaacgggttaatatcaCTCAGATTGCTTGACCATCCGAGTTCAAACTGTCTGTACGTATGCAGCTAGAAGACACACTGTGGGCGACACTGACCGATGCACACATCAAGACTCCAATGGGCATCACGGCCGAGACCCTGGGGGCCCAGTACAACGTGACCAGACAGGACTGTGATGAGTTTGCCCTCCTTGGCCAGCAGAGATGGGCTGAAGGTGAGTCCCGAGCGCCAGCCACTGggccattccattccattggGTTGTGGAAAATTGTTATGATAATCAGAATGTAGAAACTATGTCTTATGTAATGCTGAGAAACATCTGCAGTATTGTTTTCACTGATAAAAACATGGCCAATAATGTGAAAGTACACATGCAGCATGGTTTTAAAACTGACATATATCTGAAATTTAGTGTCAGTAGATAATGATGTCCATGTAATGTACCATACTTAAATAAAAAATAGCGGAGTTACTTCACAGCAAATCTATCGAAAATTACCAAAGGAAACATCACTGGTAAGACACAACTACGTATTCACTCCTCAAACTATGGGGTTGATCAGGTGGAAGCTAAAGGTCAATTTTATTCTTGCAGTTTTTGTGCCTAATGTGCATTTATGGTATATTCATGATACCTTTGCTGCAGTAATTACATACTCTGCTGCTATCCCCCTCCCATCTCTGTTAGTGCAAGCTCTCCTTATTCAGTTTGTACAGTAAAAAGTCACCATAAAGCCATGATAAATTCTGCACAATGTTGCCGCAGCAAACAAGGCAGGAGTGTTTGAGGCCGAGATGGCCCCAGTGGAGCTGGTTTCCAAGAAGGGCACCAAGGTGATTGACACCGACGAACATCCACGAGAGACGTCCCTGGCGCAGCTCGCCAAACTTCCTCCCGTCTTCAAGAAGGATGGCCTGGTCTCAGCAGGAAATGCCTCCGTAAGTCTCGCATGGATTTATAGAGTCATGGAAGTAGAGAAATCTACATGACTGAGATTTTCTGTAGCAGTCTGCAGCCTGGGGTCTATCATTTCCCTCAATATTAATTACAAGTCTTTATCCTTTAGACTCCCGTATATTACAAAATACATATACCACAgtaataatattgatgatactAGTAGTGGCTATTTTTATAGCCCATAGGTCCACCTTTCTGTGCTCGTAGtgcttcaaaaaagaaaaaaagaaagaaagaaagaaaaaaaaatatatatatagtatttgtgaccctgcatccaaaaccaacaaaaagtcgccagacatggattatcagttaaggacagattctaaaagagcagactctaagctataaaatgatttataactcaattcaaatggatccCTCTGACCTATctaaatacagtgcactcccgttataacgaacacggttataacgaaattttgttataacgaagtaaatcttctggtcccaaaattaccACCACTAAAGTCTATGATaaaaaattcgcttataacgaacacggttatagcaaaatttccgttataacaaagtcttttccgagcgccacagacaaagaaaaacaaaagaaatgtgctccgttataacaaaatgcgaattgctttcgaaaatacgtagcggaacaagcatttatagcgtctctgcatgggtgaacgcttcacaccactctGTGTTCGCTctttgtgtcacgcacagtttgtgaggggaacttgcgtttattattgtgatacagttatcccatcatacttcacatagctttccagtgtatgatgagtattcagcaaacagatAAGTATAtacgtggtttccttgttttcgttatatattgtatttgttcggttataacgaaatttcattataacgaaagaaaactgccagtcccgagcatttcgttataacgggagtgcactgcactggaaagaaagcagacactctggaaaagtgtgaactaagaAAAGAGGTTTGAAGTacaagaggctctgaagtactgGGTccattcaagcacttaatctttctCAAGCCGTgttagctgtgtgatgaaaggaCAAAACGCAGGATGTAAATCAccgaagcaacaacaatgaagataAAGCTGAAATTAGATAAAGCTGAAATTGGGCATGTTCTATatacacattctgtccattattaataccaactttcaaagcagtggagttatccttttaaaagttattagacttgaaagtgaatagtgttcaaaggatttcaagaaatgaaaaggggcctctaagacatatcTGGTCATTCTACTTTCTCCCctaaaaagggttgtagaaagtCTCCTGAAAACACACCTTccctttcattttatgatccagAACTAAaagataatgtagaagaaggatactagtagttctttcagaaaatatgaaaaacgtaagattgactcggttgacccgtttcaccttttttgagtccttgtgtaaaatcaaggggtgcaactttttgttggttttgtgatgcagggtcacatatgcacTGAAAGTCAGTggtgattcgcgaaaatttcttaCCACAAAAGGTGCTGTCGTCTCCAATTTCCGAAAATTCATGCCACAGATAAATTTTGTTTCACAGAATGTACACATAAATCATAATGCAGAGAATTTACTTATAATGACTTATTAAAAACACATTAAATGAAAGCCTAACCGGTTGAGCATATTTATCTGTTATCTATCACTATTTTAGGGTATCTGTGATGGAGCCGGAGCAGTGATCATCGCCAGTGAGGAGGCGGTTGCCAAGCACAACCTGACTCCACTTGCCAGACTTGTCAGCTACAACGTTGCCGGGTGTGACCCCAAGATCATGGGCATCGGACCGGTGTATGCTGTGAGGAATGCTCTGGGCAAGGCGGGTCTGTCTCTGGATGACATGGACCTTTGTGAGGTAAtctccagagactccaactttCCCGCTTTCGATGGGAGATCTCCcaccgaaagcccatttttacCAAATCTTCCATTCTCCCGCTTAGCTTTAATTTCTCcggccctggctctttgtctcctgCTTGAAAAGTATTGTGTTAAGGAAAACCCAAAAGAAAATGTAGGAACTAAAAACCATTGAAAAATTTACTTGCATTACCAAAGTTTTGACA encodes:
- the LOC140247021 gene encoding 3-ketoacyl-CoA thiolase, mitochondrial-like; the encoded protein is MALSRGIFIVGAKRTPFGTFGGVLKDKSGTDLCEVAAKAALTAANINPEIIDTTVVGNVAQTSSDAAYTARHVALRCGVPNSKPALTVNRLCGSGFTSIVSAAQEIQSGDAEVALTAGTENMSMAPYALRGARFGTKLGEDQKLEDTLWATLTDAHIKTPMGITAETLGAQYNVTRQDCDEFALLGQQRWAEANKAGVFEAEMAPVELVSKKGTKVIDTDEHPRETSLAQLAKLPPVFKKDGLVSAGNASGICDGAGAVIIASEEAVAKHNLTPLARLVSYNVAGCDPKIMGIGPVYAVRNALGKAGLSLDDMDLCEVNEAFAAQFIAVERELGLDRAKTNLNGGAIALGHPVGASGARITTHLVHELRRKGLKYAVGSACIGGGQGIAVVLERV